GTTGCGCCGGTCGTAGAAGGTATCGAGGACAATCGTGAAATTCTCGTTCTGGAAGATGTTCCGATGATCCCGCCGCATCTCGTTGGCGATCATCCGTTCGGGATGGCTGTCCCAGCATCGCGCCGAGATATAGACGTTTTCGTCATCGAAGAAGATCCAGGCGTCCGTGTCCTCGGTCGCGGGGGCACCCTCGTTGGGCTCCTGCTGGACGAAGCCGTTCACCGGCGGGACCTGGCGGTAGAGGAGCTCGTCCAGCTTCCCGTCGAGCACGATGGGCTCGGCGATGCGGGTGGCCCGAATGGTGACGCGGCCACGGTCGTCGCGTGACAGAACGGCGGGAGGTTCTGGTGGTGGCGGTCCATGGATGACCACCGGCGGTGTCGTCGAGTTTTTGCCACCCTCGTCCTGCGCCAGCGCTCCGGGCACGAGGCACAAGACCGACACGACGAGCCGAGGGATCGCACGCGGCGCGACAGGCACGTCCAGGGAAGTTATCTTAATTACACCCAACTCGCCACCCTCGCGCCACCTGCTCTCAAACGCTAGAATCTCGCTCCGGTGCAGAGCTCGAAGCAACCTGACCGCATTGAATTTCTCGTGGAGCCGGCGGACGTCGCCGGCCTCGAACGCTACGCTCGAGAGGAAGGGTTTCTCGGCGATCGAGAAGCCCTCGTCTCGATCACCCGGGCAGGCGAGGGCAACATGAACTTGACCCTTCGACTCGCCACCACCGAGCGCACCTTCATCCTGAAGCAGGCGAGACCATGGGTCGAGAAATATCCCCAGATTGCGGCTCCCCCGGATCGTGCTCTGGTCGAGATCGCGTTCTACGAGACGGTCTCGACACGTCCGCGCCTGCGCGACGCGATGCCCAAGCTCCTGGGTGCCGATCGGAAAGCGCGTGTCGTCGTGCTCGAGGATCTGGGCGAAGCCCAGGACTTTACCGATCTCTATGGCGGGGCGACGTTGGCAGAAAGGGAGCTGGGAGAGCTCTTGAGCTATGCCGCGACGCTGCACGAGCCATTCGAGGCGCTCGAGAGCGAGCGGAAACAAGTCTTCGCCAACCGCGAAATGCGCGCGCTCAACCACCACCACATCTTTGAACTGCCGCTGGTCGAGGACAACGGCCTCGACCTCGATGCCATCACGCCTGGCCTTGGCGATGTCGCGCTCTCCCTCAAACGCGACTCCGATTACCTGGGCCACGTCGAGGAGCTCGGCAAACTCTATCTCGCCGACGGGGAGCACTTGGTGCATGGAGATTACTTTCCCGGAAGCTGGCTTCGGACCCCGTCAGGCATTCGTGTCATCGATCCTGAGTTCTGCTTTCTCGGCGAACGAAGCTTCGACTTGGGTGTCTTTTTGGCGCACCTCTGTCTCGCGCGCCAACCACAATCGCTTCGCGATGCAGTCTTGCACGCTTACGGGGATCGGCGTTTCACTTCTCTAGTCCGGGGATTTGCCGGCGTCGAGATCATGCGGCGGCTCCTCGGCGTCGCACAGCTGCCTTTGACCTACGGTATTCGAGAAAAAACGGAGCTCCTTCAGACCTCCCGAGAGCTCGTTTTGACAGGAGGACCCACTTGATCTCAGCGATTACGCTCGCGCTCGCACTGGCCCAGCAACCCGCCGACGATCCCATGACCTCGTCGACCTTTGACGGGTTGCGCTTCCGCTCCATCGGCCCCGCCCTCACATCGGGCCGGATCGTGGACATCGCGGTCCATCCGACGGATCGCAAGACTTACTACGTTGCGGCAGCCTCCGGAGGTGTGTGGAAGACGACGAATTCGGGCACGACCTGGACGCCGATCTTCGACGACCAGCCCTCCTATTCGATCGGTTGCATCACGATCGATCCCAACGATCCCCTGGTCGTCTGGGTCGGAACCGGCGAGAACAACAGCCAGCGGAGCGTCTCCTACGGCGATGGCGTCTACAAATCGCTCGATGGCGGCAAGAGCTGGAAGAACATGGGACTCCAAACGTCCGAGCACATCGCGAAGATCGTCGTCGACCCGCGCGATTCGAAGACGGTCTACGTGGCTTCACAGGGTCCTCTCTGGCGATCCGGGGGCGAGCGCGGCCTCTATAAGACGACCGACGGCGGCGAAACCTGGAGTCCGGTCCTCGAGATCAGCGCGGACACCGGCGTCACCGATGTCGAGATGGATCCCCGCAACCCCGACGTGCTCGTCGCCGCGTCCTATCAGCGGCGCCGTCATGTCTGGACGCTCATCGACGGCGGACCCGAATCCGCCATCTACAAGTCCACGGATGCCGGCGCGAGCTGGGCGAAGGTCACGAAAGGTCTGCCCACGGGCGATGTGGGCCGCATCGGCCTCGCTCAGTCACCCGCCGAGCCAGACGTGATTTACGCCATCATCGAAGCCACCGAGGACAAGGGTGGAGTCTATCGGTCGCTCGACGGTGGGTGGAATTGGGAGAAGCGGGGCGACCACGTGAGTGGAAGCCCGCAGTACTATCAAGAGCTCGTTGCCGATCCCCTCAGAGCGGAGCGGGTCTATTCCATGGATACGTGGATGATGGTAAGCGAGGACGGCGGCAAGACGTTCGCGCGAGTGGGCGAGAACTTCAAGCACGTCGACAACCACGCGCTCTACATCGATCCCGACGACACGGATTATCTCCTTGCGGGCTGCGATGGGGGTGTCTACGAGAGCTTCGATCGAGGCGCGACCTGGCATTTCAAGGCCAATCTTCCCATCACCCAGTTCTATCGCGTCGAGGTCGACAACGACGCGCCTTTCTACAACGTTTACGGCGGAACGCAGGACAACTTCAGTCTTGGCGGTCCCTCGCGCACCACGACGGCACACGGCATCACCAACGCCGACTGGTTCGTAACCCGAGGGGGTGACGGCTTCGAAACGGTCATCGACCCCGAGAATCCGGACATCCTCTACGCGCAATCCCAGCACGGCGGGCTCGTGCGTTTCGATCGAAAGAGCGGTGAGGAGATCTTCATCCAACCCCAACCCGGCGCCGGTGAGAGCGAGCTCAAATGGAACTGGGATTCTCCTATCATCATCAGTCCCCATTCGCCGACCAGGCTCTACTTCGCCGCCAATCGTTTGTTTCGAAGCGATGACCGCGGCGATTCCTGGCGGCCGGTGAGTCCCGATCTGAGCGCCGGCATCGATCGGAACGCTCTCGAAGTGATGGGCAAGGTCTGGAGCGTCGATGCCGTTGCCAAGAACAACTCGACCTCGATGTACGGAAGCATCGTCTCGCTCTCCGAATCCCCTCTCCTCGAGGGCCTCATCTACGTTGGCACGGACGACGGGCTCATCCAGGTGACGGCTAACGGCGGTGCCGACTGGTTCCGTACCGAGCTTCCGCGAGAAGTTCCGGAACGAACCTATGTCAGTCGGGTCGCGGCCTCGCTTCACGACACCGATACTCTCTACGCCGCGTTCGACAATCACAAGATGGGCGATTTCAAGCCGTACGTGTTCAAGAGCACCGACCGCGGCTCGAATTTCGTATCCATCAGCGGCAATCTTCCCGAGAATGGTCCCGTCTACACCGTGGTCGAGGATCATCAGAACCCGAACCTTCTTTTTGCCGGAACGGAGTTCGGCGTTTATGTCACCGTCGATGGGGGCGCGCACTGGACCGAGCTCAGCGGAGGTCTGCCGACGATCTCCGTGCGTGACATCGCGATCCAGCGTCGTGAGAACGACCTCGTCCTCGGCACTTTCGGCCGCGGCTTCTACATACTGGATGATTACTCGCCCCTCCGGCGCGTCAGTGCCGATTCGCTCCGAAGCGAGGCACTCGTCTTCCCCGTCAAGCGCGCCTGGATGTACATGGAGTCCACGCCGCTCGGCTTGCGCGGCAAGTCGTTCCAGGGCGATTCGTTCTATACCGCGGACAACCCTCCCTTCGGAGCCGTCTTTACTTATTACCTCAGGGACGAGCTGCAGACGCGCAAGAAGAGGCGCCAGGAGGAAGAAAAACGTATCGAGGGCGAGGGCGGGACGATCCGCTACCCGAACTGGGACGCGCTTCGGGCCGAGGACCGCGAAACCGAGCCAGCGATCTTCCTGACGGTGCGCGACGACGAAGGCAACGTCGTGCGACGGCTCGAAGGACCCATGTCGAAGGGCTTTCACCGCATCGCCTGGGACCTTCGGTTTCCCGACTCGCGTCCCACGAGGCTGAAGGAGATCCCTCCCGACAACCCGTTCGCCTCCCCGCCGCAAGGGCCGATGGTGGTGCCGGGCACGTACGAGGTTTCGCTGTCGAAGCGCGTCGAAGGGGTCGTCACACCACTCGGAGAGCCGCAGCGCTTCGAGACGGTAGCGCTCGGCACTGCGACTCTACCTGCCGAGGACAAGGCTGCCCTTCTGGCCTTTCAACAGGAGACCGCTGCCCTTCAGCGTGCCGTGCTCGGCGCCGCGCGTGCCGTCGAGAGCACGCGCGAGCGGCTGGATTACATCGAAAAAGCCATCCTCCAGGCGCCCGAAGCCGACCCCTCGTTGCTCGACGAGGCACGCGCTCTCGAGGACCGGCTCTACGCGATCGCTGTGGCTCTATCGGGTGACTACACGATCGGTTCGCGCTCCGAACCTGCGCCGCTCGCGATCGTCGAGAGGGTCCAGGACATCGTATCGGCACAGTGGCAATCGACTTCGGCGCCAACCGAGACCAGCCGAGCCAACTACCGTATCGCCGCCGACGCCTTCGAGCCCGTGCTCGAGGATCTGCGGACGCTCATCGACACCGACGTCAGAGCGCTCGAGCAGAAGCTCGACGCCGCCGGCGCACCCTGGACTCCGGGACGCCTGCCGAGCTGGAGAAGACGCTGACAGCGACTTAGGGTGGGAGAGCGATTCTTACGGACGGACCTTGTTTCGACAATAGTCTGTACAAGAATGGAGCAGCTAGATTCATGGGCACGACTCGTATATCTGCGCATGTTTCCGAAGAAACGAAAGAGCGCCTCGACCGGTTCGTCCGCCGCACGGGTCAAACGCGGGCACGGGTCATCGAAGATGCGTTGTTGCAGCACCTCGAAGCTTTAGAGGAGCTTCCCGCAGATGTCGTCGTGCCCGCTCGCTCGGTACTGACCGCCGGAAGCGCGCGGAGAGTGCGTGACGCGATGACGCGTCCGCGAAAGCCGACCAAGGAGATGAAGCGCCTGTTCGATGACCGCTGAGATCCGAGCCTTACGCAAAGCGGACCAACGAAGCCTCTTTCACTCGGCTGACTTTTCTCGGAGCGATGACTTCTTTGAGACCATCATAGACCCCTCCACGTCGATTGTGATGGTCGTGAACATGATAGAATACAGGCGAACGCAGGAGAATTCACGTGGCCAAGACGGTAACCTTGAGACTCGATGACGAAGTCTACGAGGAGCTGCGCGAGGCGGCCGAGGCCGAGAACCGGCCTTTGTCCAACCTCATCGAGACCGCTGCGCTCGCGAGGATCCGAGAGCAGCAGTTCGTCGACGATGCCGAGATGGCCGAGATTCGGGGCAACGAACGACTCCTCGAAAGACTGAAGGTCGGATCGAAGCAGGCGCGCCGTCGGAAGGGCCGATTTGTCGAGTGACTACCGGATTTTCGAGACCGATCAGTTCGCCAACGACCTACGGACGATTGCGAGATCTGGCCAGCGCCAAGTGGTAGCAAAGCTCAAGCAAGTCGTCTATCCACGGCTCAGGCAGCACCCCCATTTCGGTCCCAACATTCGAAAGCTCAAAGGCTACTCTCCGGACACATGGAGATATCGTATCGGGGCCTGGCGTTTCTTCTATGAGATCGACGATGAGGAAAGAATCGTCTTTATGATTGCCGCCGAGCATCGGGGCTCCGCTTACTAGCACTTGCTCGAGACGGTCAGTCGTTCGGTTGACGGGGCCGAACCCGATGCGTAGACTCGCCTGATCAGTTTCTAGTCCCACCCTGTGCTCGACCGCTCAGCGTCACGGCCGGTCGGGAGGGAATATGCCTCTTCGTCGCCTGGCCCACACGCCCTTGACAAAGAACCACGCCTAGAGTCATTTTTTGCGGCAATCCGGAATCCGGCTTGCCGGTTTCTGTAAACTCCTGTATGGTGGGGTTATGGAACTGGTCAAGCTGGGAAAGAAAGGGCAGCTCTCCATTCCCAAGAACGTTCTGAAACGACTGGGAATAGAAGGTGAAGCGCTCCTGATTCTAGAGACCACACCGGACGGGGCGATTCGGCTCCGTCAGGCTGGTGTATATCCGTTGGAAATCTATGACGAAAAACGGCTGAAGGAATTCCAGGAGGCCGATCGCATGTCCCGAAAGGAGGCAGCAAAGCTGAAGGCTCTCATCCGTAAATGATAGGCCTCTTCCTTGACGCCAACGTCGTCTTCAGCGCCGCGTACTCCACCGCCGGTCGAGCCGGAGCGATTTTCCTGTTGGCGCAACGAGGTCGGTGCCAGCTGCTGACCTCTCCTCACGCTCTCGAGGAGGCGCGACGAAACATTCAGCTCAAGTATCCCGAACGGTTGCGGGATTTGGAATCAATCATCCCAGAACTTCGCGTAACGGCTGAGGCGACGCCGGAAAGGGTTGCCTGGGCGCTCGCGCAATCATTACCGCCTGAGGATGCTCCGATTCTAGCCGCGGCTGTCCAGGCGAAAGCAGATAGGCTGGTCACCGGGGACCGGACACACTTCGGCAGATTCTACGGTAAGCGTCTTGGAGGCGTAAAAGTCGTGTCGCCCGCACAGGCACTTGCCGAGCTCATGCGGTAGTAATGACTCGGATGGCCGGCATTCGGTGTTGATAGTATTACATCCTACTTCGGTACTCGTTACATCCCCGGGGGATCGAAACGGCCGTCAGCAGCCGTCCATCCTCCGTCGACGAAGAGAACTGATCCCGTTACGTAGCTGGCCGCATCCGAGAGAAGGAAAACCGTCGGCCCGGCGAGCTCGTCTGCCCTCGCCCACCGCTTGAGAACGTTCTTATCAGCGTAGGCACGGTACCAGCGCTCGTTCGCCTTGATGGGCGCGGTCAGCGGCGTCTCGACCACGCCGGGAGCGACGGCGTTGACGCGGACCCCCTTGGGCCCCAGCTCCGCTGCGAGCGTCCGTACCAGCTGCACGATTCCCGCCTTGGTCATCGCGTAGACCGATTGTCCCGGCTCCACGACCTGCGAGCGGATCGAGGACAAGGCCACGATGCTTCCGTTGCCTTGCGCTCCCAGAATCTCTCCCGCGACTTGAAGAACGTGAAAGGTCCCTTTGAGATTCAAGCTCACGACCTTGTCGAACTCGTCTTCGGTATAGGAGAGAAGCGGCTTGCGAAAGTTGATCCCCGGCGTGGTCACGACCCCGTCGAGTCGCCCATGCGTCTCACGCGCCGCGCCGAGCCGGCTCGCGACATCAGCTTTCTCTCGCACGTCGACCGCCGCCGCGTCCGCTCGAGCTCCCTCGGAGGCGACGGCATCGGCAACCCGTCGCGCCGCCTTCTCGTCGACGTCGAGACAGATCGTCGTAGCGCCTTGCCGCGCGCAGCCGAGCGCGATCGCTTCACCGATTCCCGATCCGGCGCCGATTACGGCTACCACTCGCCCGTCGAGGCGGAATACGGATTCGCGGCTCACTCTTTGACTCCCTTCGCCTCGAGGTCGCGCACCGACGGAAAGCCGGCGACCCCCTCTGCTTCGCGCACCGCGCGCAGCACGGCCTGGGCGGTCGCGTCCGCGGCGAGCGCGCCGACGGAGAGCAGATTGACGTCGCCCTCCAAAGTACCAGTGGCGAGGACGAATATCGTGTCGCCGTCGACGGGCGTGTGCACGGGATAGATCGTGCGGGCGAGACCGTCTTGTGCCATCTGGGCAACTTTGGTCGCTTGAGCTTGACTCAGCCGGGCGTTCGTCGCGACGACGCCGATGGTCGTGTTCTCGCCGCGGCGGTCCCGCGTCGGCAGGCCCGCACGGAGCATCTCGCGGGCGTCGGCGAAGCCTCCATCCGGCTTGCGCACGCCCGCCACGATTCGGCCGCTGTCCGGGTCGATGACGTCCCCCACGGAGTTGACAGCGATGAGGGCGGCGACCACGAGCCCGTCGCCGAGACTGAAGGACCAAGTGCCGATACCCCCCTTCATCGCCATTCCCGGTCCACCGAGCTTTCCCACCGTCGCGCCGGCCCCCGCACCAACGCTTCCTTCCGCAATCGGTCCCGTGCCCGCGGCCGCAGCCGCCTTGTACCCGCAGTCCGCCCCCGGCCGCACGCCGGCTTTCGCGCTCAACCCGAGGTCGAAAAGAATTGCGGCCGGCACGATCGGCACCTTGGCGACCCCCACGTCGAAGCCGATACCTTTCTCCTCCAGATAACGCATGACTCCGGTGGCGGCGTCGAGTCCGAAAGCGCTTCCGCCCGAGAGGACGATGGCGTGAGCTTCCTGGACCATGTTCTCCGGGCTCAGGAGATCGGTCTCGCGCGTTCCTGGAGCGCCACCGCGCACGTCGACGGCGGCCAACGCTCCCGTTCCCGCGAGAACCACCGTGCAGCCCGTCGGGGCCTCCGATAAAGTGTGATGCCCGACGCGGATTCCTTCGACGGCGGTCAATCCCCCCTGTCCAAACGAACGCGCCCCGAACCCGATGGTCAAAGGCACGATCAAGAACGCAGCCAATCTGCTCATCAGTTCTCTCCGTTCATTCCATCGGCGGCGTCGTGTTGACCCAGATGAGGACCGCCTCCGCCGTCTTCGATGGGTTGAGCCAGCGATGTCCGTAAGAGCTCTGAAACGAGAGAGTGTCTCCCGGCTCGAGCACGTAGCGATCCATCTCGTCCAACCATATCTCGAGCCGTCCCTCGAGGACATAGAGAAACTCCTCCCCGTCGTGAAAGTAGGTGCCTTCGCTCCCCGCGCCGGGTGCGACGCGGAAGAGCATGGACTTGAGGGCAGTCGTGCTCGTCGCCAGGAACTCGACCCGCACTCCAGGCTGCGGACGGTAGACGCGGCGCTCGTTCGGATGCACGACGCGTTTCGTCGCCTTCTGGTGATCGAACAGCTGGTGGACGTTCACGCCGAGTACTCCGGCGAGCCGGTGGATCGTAGCCACCGAAGGGTTCGCCCGAGAACGCTCGATGGCACTGAGAAAACCCGTAGAGATCTCGGCTCGGGAAGCGACCTCGTGAAGCTTCAAACGGCGTCGGTGGCGTAGCTGCCTGAGCTTGTTGCCGAGCCGAGGCTCCACCGCCGGGGGCGCGGCACCCGAGTCTTCTCCGAGAATATGGCGGATCGCCGCGATATTGAGATGCTTGGCCGTCCGCAAGTACTGGATGCGCTTGAGCCGCTCGAGAGACTTCACACCGTACAGGCGGTAACGTCCGTCCGTGCGCGCGGGACGCACGAGCCCCGCGTTCTCCCAGAGACGAAGGGTGGAGGGGCTCAGACCGAGGAGCCGCGCGGTCTGGCCAATGGTCAGGTAACGCGGCGGCTTGTCCCCGGTAACACGACGCGGTGGCTTCGCTCGTTTCACTCGCCTCTC
This Vicinamibacteria bacterium DNA region includes the following protein-coding sequences:
- a CDS encoding carbohydrate binding family 9 domain-containing protein codes for the protein MPVAPRAIPRLVVSVLCLVPGALAQDEGGKNSTTPPVVIHGPPPPEPPAVLSRDDRGRVTIRATRIAEPIVLDGKLDELLYRQVPPVNGFVQQEPNEGAPATEDTDAWIFFDDENVYISARCWDSHPERMIANEMRRDHRNIFQNENFTIVLDTFYDRRNGFFFQTNPLGALRDQEVGDEGNQNNNDWNTVWHVRASKFDRGWVLEVAIPFKSLRYKEGRDQIWGINLKRSVRWKNEESFISPVAASHRFRGVYRFSEA
- a CDS encoding phosphotransferase, with protein sequence MQSSKQPDRIEFLVEPADVAGLERYAREEGFLGDREALVSITRAGEGNMNLTLRLATTERTFILKQARPWVEKYPQIAAPPDRALVEIAFYETVSTRPRLRDAMPKLLGADRKARVVVLEDLGEAQDFTDLYGGATLAERELGELLSYAATLHEPFEALESERKQVFANREMRALNHHHIFELPLVEDNGLDLDAITPGLGDVALSLKRDSDYLGHVEELGKLYLADGEHLVHGDYFPGSWLRTPSGIRVIDPEFCFLGERSFDLGVFLAHLCLARQPQSLRDAVLHAYGDRRFTSLVRGFAGVEIMRRLLGVAQLPLTYGIREKTELLQTSRELVLTGGPT
- a CDS encoding glycosyl hydrolase; the protein is MISAITLALALAQQPADDPMTSSTFDGLRFRSIGPALTSGRIVDIAVHPTDRKTYYVAAASGGVWKTTNSGTTWTPIFDDQPSYSIGCITIDPNDPLVVWVGTGENNSQRSVSYGDGVYKSLDGGKSWKNMGLQTSEHIAKIVVDPRDSKTVYVASQGPLWRSGGERGLYKTTDGGETWSPVLEISADTGVTDVEMDPRNPDVLVAASYQRRRHVWTLIDGGPESAIYKSTDAGASWAKVTKGLPTGDVGRIGLAQSPAEPDVIYAIIEATEDKGGVYRSLDGGWNWEKRGDHVSGSPQYYQELVADPLRAERVYSMDTWMMVSEDGGKTFARVGENFKHVDNHALYIDPDDTDYLLAGCDGGVYESFDRGATWHFKANLPITQFYRVEVDNDAPFYNVYGGTQDNFSLGGPSRTTTAHGITNADWFVTRGGDGFETVIDPENPDILYAQSQHGGLVRFDRKSGEEIFIQPQPGAGESELKWNWDSPIIISPHSPTRLYFAANRLFRSDDRGDSWRPVSPDLSAGIDRNALEVMGKVWSVDAVAKNNSTSMYGSIVSLSESPLLEGLIYVGTDDGLIQVTANGGADWFRTELPREVPERTYVSRVAASLHDTDTLYAAFDNHKMGDFKPYVFKSTDRGSNFVSISGNLPENGPVYTVVEDHQNPNLLFAGTEFGVYVTVDGGAHWTELSGGLPTISVRDIAIQRRENDLVLGTFGRGFYILDDYSPLRRVSADSLRSEALVFPVKRAWMYMESTPLGLRGKSFQGDSFYTADNPPFGAVFTYYLRDELQTRKKRRQEEEKRIEGEGGTIRYPNWDALRAEDRETEPAIFLTVRDDEGNVVRRLEGPMSKGFHRIAWDLRFPDSRPTRLKEIPPDNPFASPPQGPMVVPGTYEVSLSKRVEGVVTPLGEPQRFETVALGTATLPAEDKAALLAFQQETAALQRAVLGAARAVESTRERLDYIEKAILQAPEADPSLLDEARALEDRLYAIAVALSGDYTIGSRSEPAPLAIVERVQDIVSAQWQSTSAPTETSRANYRIAADAFEPVLEDLRTLIDTDVRALEQKLDAAGAPWTPGRLPSWRRR
- a CDS encoding ribbon-helix-helix domain-containing protein; protein product: MGTTRISAHVSEETKERLDRFVRRTGQTRARVIEDALLQHLEALEELPADVVVPARSVLTAGSARRVRDAMTRPRKPTKEMKRLFDDR
- a CDS encoding ribbon-helix-helix protein, CopG family; the protein is MAKTVTLRLDDEVYEELREAAEAENRPLSNLIETAALARIREQQFVDDAEMAEIRGNERLLERLKVGSKQARRRKGRFVE
- a CDS encoding type II toxin-antitoxin system RelE/ParE family toxin, producing MSSDYRIFETDQFANDLRTIARSGQRQVVAKLKQVVYPRLRQHPHFGPNIRKLKGYSPDTWRYRIGAWRFFYEIDDEERIVFMIAAEHRGSAY
- a CDS encoding AbrB/MazE/SpoVT family DNA-binding domain-containing protein: MELVKLGKKGQLSIPKNVLKRLGIEGEALLILETTPDGAIRLRQAGVYPLEIYDEKRLKEFQEADRMSRKEAAKLKALIRK
- a CDS encoding PIN domain-containing protein, yielding MIGLFLDANVVFSAAYSTAGRAGAIFLLAQRGRCQLLTSPHALEEARRNIQLKYPERLRDLESIIPELRVTAEATPERVAWALAQSLPPEDAPILAAAVQAKADRLVTGDRTHFGRFYGKRLGGVKVVSPAQALAELMR
- a CDS encoding SDR family oxidoreductase, which codes for MSRESVFRLDGRVVAVIGAGSGIGEAIALGCARQGATTICLDVDEKAARRVADAVASEGARADAAAVDVREKADVASRLGAARETHGRLDGVVTTPGINFRKPLLSYTEDEFDKVVSLNLKGTFHVLQVAGEILGAQGNGSIVALSSIRSQVVEPGQSVYAMTKAGIVQLVRTLAAELGPKGVRVNAVAPGVVETPLTAPIKANERWYRAYADKNVLKRWARADELAGPTVFLLSDAASYVTGSVLFVDGGWTAADGRFDPPGM
- a CDS encoding P1 family peptidase — protein: MSRLAAFLIVPLTIGFGARSFGQGGLTAVEGIRVGHHTLSEAPTGCTVVLAGTGALAAVDVRGGAPGTRETDLLSPENMVQEAHAIVLSGGSAFGLDAATGVMRYLEEKGIGFDVGVAKVPIVPAAILFDLGLSAKAGVRPGADCGYKAAAAAGTGPIAEGSVGAGAGATVGKLGGPGMAMKGGIGTWSFSLGDGLVVAALIAVNSVGDVIDPDSGRIVAGVRKPDGGFADAREMLRAGLPTRDRRGENTTIGVVATNARLSQAQATKVAQMAQDGLARTIYPVHTPVDGDTIFVLATGTLEGDVNLLSVGALAADATAQAVLRAVREAEGVAGFPSVRDLEAKGVKE
- a CDS encoding MerR family transcriptional regulator, which translates into the protein MKRAKPPRRVTGDKPPRYLTIGQTARLLGLSPSTLRLWENAGLVRPARTDGRYRLYGVKSLERLKRIQYLRTAKHLNIAAIRHILGEDSGAAPPAVEPRLGNKLRQLRHRRRLKLHEVASRAEISTGFLSAIERSRANPSVATIHRLAGVLGVNVHQLFDHQKATKRVVHPNERRVYRPQPGVRVEFLATSTTALKSMLFRVAPGAGSEGTYFHDGEEFLYVLEGRLEIWLDEMDRYVLEPGDTLSFQSSYGHRWLNPSKTAEAVLIWVNTTPPME